In Taeniopygia guttata chromosome 2, bTaeGut7.mat, whole genome shotgun sequence, one genomic interval encodes:
- the AZI2 gene encoding 5-azacytidine-induced protein 2, protein MEELVEDDICILNHEKADNAHKRDSDIPVPSYSGDESVASHFALVTAYEDIKKRLKETEKENSFLKKKVRLLEEKVLGSRLEEECSSVGREQVNKAYQAYREACIDREHLKSKLEKMAKESAESLKNLNEQLQSKEVELLQLRTEVETQQVIKSLNCTQANWELEKLNSDLKVHSLEQDLEKLKEECNSLRKELQNSKQKDRAEEENPLHGDHLQRQDIQSLQQTYWDLKREMSNLRVVTDKQVEILQKLKRNPPGTKKAACTAPVQCVDLNISKVNLTSGVGYKNLSQNDKPLSNAVSPPLLRNARVPSERVTLQAWTDERPVPADGRTFQEHHSYGKSSLEDNSWVFPSPPKPNENMFWEMKNNPTLLNCQADYLDRCNQNCLHKS, encoded by the exons ATGGAGGAGTTGGTAGAGGATGACATCTGTATTTTGAACCATGAAAAAGCAGACAATGCTCACAAGAGAGACAGCGATATTCCTGTTCCATCCTATAGTGGAGATGAGTCTGTTGCCTCACACTTTGCACTTGTCACTGCATATGAAGATATCAAGAAACGACTGAAGGAGACAGAGAAGGAGAActccttcttaaaaaaaaaagtgagactTTTAGAAGAGAAG GTGCTTGGCTCCCGGCTGGAAGAGGAATGCAGCTCAGTTGGGCGGGAACAAGTCAATAAGGCCTACCAAGCCTACCGAGAGGCCTGCATTGACCGGGAGCATTTGAAaagcaaactggaaaaaatg GCAAAAGAAAGTGCAGAATCCTTGAAAAACTTGAACGAACAGTTGCAATCTAAAGAAGTAGAGCTGTTACAATTGAGAACTGAAGTGGAAACTCAGCAAG TGATAAAAAGCCTGAATTGTACTCAGGCTAACTGGGAATTAGAGAAGCTGAACAGTGACCTGAAAGTGCATAGTCTGGAACAGGATCTAGAAAAACTCAAGGAAGAGTGCAACAGTCTCAGGAAGGAGTTGCAAAATTCCAAGCAGAAG GACCGGGCTGAAGAGGAAAATCCATTACATGGAGACCACCTTCAAAGGCAAGACATCCAGAg tttGCAACAAACATACTGGGACCTGAAGAGAGAAATGTCGAATTTGCGTGTAGTGACTGACAAGCAAGTTGAGATCCtacaaaaactgaaaaggaACCCACCAGGAACCAAGAAAG CTGCCTGTACTGCACCAGTGCAATGTGTTGACTTGAACATTTCAAAGGTGAATTTGACATCTGGGGTAGGCTATAAAAATCTCTCACAAAATGATAAACCCCTCAGCAATGCTGTGTCTCCCCCTCTGCTGAGAAATGCCCGTGTCCCATCAGAAAGGGTGACCCTACAAGCTTGGACAGATGAGAGACCAGTTCCAGCTGATGGCAGAACATTTCAGGAACACCATTCCTATGGAAAGAGCTCTCTGGAAGATAATTCCTGGGTATTCCCAAGTCCTCCAAAGCCCAATGAGAATATGTTTTGGGAAATGAAGAATAATCCAACTTTGTTAAACTGTCAAGCAGATTACCTGGATCGGTGTAATCAAAACTGTCTGCACAAGAGTTAA